A window from Telopea speciosissima isolate NSW1024214 ecotype Mountain lineage chromosome 8, Tspe_v1, whole genome shotgun sequence encodes these proteins:
- the LOC122670469 gene encoding ankyrin repeat-containing protein At5g02620-like: METPRRKKMTKQLTGKRDDTPLHSAARAGNLSVVMEILTGTEEEALKELLLKQNQSGETALYVAAEYGYVDVVEMMIKYYDIVSASIKARNSYDAFHIAAKQGDLEVVKVLFKALPELSMTVDLSNTTALHSAAAQGHIEMVNFLLEEGSNLATIAKSNGKTALHSAARNGHLEVVKALLSKEPGIAGRNDKKGQTALHMAVKGLKLELVEELIKTDPSLINMVDTKGNTALHVASRKGRAQIVREVLSHNVTDKKAVNRSEETALDTAEKMGYSEIMVILQQHGVPSGRAIKPTQRSTTRELKQTVSDIKHEVHYQLEQTRNTRKHMQGITRRINKMHAEGLNNAINSTTVVAVLIATVAFAAIFTVPGQYVDDPNDIPPGLSLGEANIAKGAPFMIFFIFDSIALFISLAVVVVQTSVVVIESKAKKQMMAIINKLMWLACVLVSVAFLALSFVVVGTHERWLAFGVTIIGILILATTLCTMCYWVIMDRIEDSNLRSIRKSSLGSRSRSWSVSVVSDPDILNTEYKKMYAI; this comes from the exons ATGGAGACGCCACGCAGGAAGAAGATGACTAAACAATTGACTGGGAAACGTGACGATACTCCCCTGCATTCGGCAGCACGGGCAGGGAACCTATCCGTGGTTATGGAAATTCTCACCGGGACAGAAGAGGAAGCCCTGAAGGAATTGTTGTTGAAACAGAATCAATCAGGAGAAACAGCCCTTTATGTTGCTGCTGAATATGGTTATGTTGATGTGGTGGAGATGATGATCAAGTACTATGATATTGTATCTGCAAGCATCAAAGCCAGGAATAGTTATGATGCATTTCACATTGCTGCCAAGCAAGGGGACCTGG AGGTTGTGAAGGTTCTGTTTAAAGCCCTACCAGAGCTGTCTATGACTGTTGATCTATCAAATACCACAGCTTTGCATTCAGCTGCAGCACAAGGCCACATTGAGATGGTAAATTTCCTCTTGGAGGAAGGTAGTAATCTAGCCACCATAGCAAAAAGCAATGGGAAAACGGCCCTGCATTCTGCAGCAAGGAATGGGCATTTGGAGGTAGTGAAAGCACTTCTAAGCAAAGAACCTGGGATTGCTGGAAGGAATGACAAGAAGGGGCAAACAGCTCTCCATATGGCAGTGAAAGGACTTAAACTTGAGCTGGTGGAGGAACTTATCAAGACAGACCCTTCTTTGATCAACATGGTTGACACCAAGGGCAACACAGCATTGCATGTAGCATCCAGGAAGGGTCGGGCTCAG ATTGTAAGGGAAGTACTAAGCCACAATGTGACTGATAAGAAAGCTGTCAATAGATCGGAGGAAACAGCCCTTGACACTGCTGAGAAGATGGGTTACTCTGAAATAATGGTTATCTTACAGCAGCATGGTGTCCCGAGTGGCAGGGCAATCAAGCCAACACAGAGGAGCACAACTCGAGAACTAAAACAGACTGTGAGCGACATAAAGCATGAGGTCCATTACCAGCTTGAGCAAACCCGCAACACAAGGAAACACATGCAAGGGATTACCCGTCGGATCAACAAAATGCATGCAGAGGGCCTCAACAATGCAATCAACTCCACCACTGTTGTTGCTGTCCTCATTGCCACTGTTGCTTTTGCTGCCATCTTCACTGTCCCCGGCCAGTATGTTGATGACCCTAATGACATTCCACCTGGGCTCTCCCTTGGGGAAGCAAACATTGCTAAAGGGGCACCTTTCATGATCTTCTTCATTTTTGACTCCATTGCTCTTTTCATTTCCCTGGCTGTGGTGGTGGTACAGACTTCAGTTGTAGTAATAGAGAGCAAAGCCAAGAAACAGATGATGGCAATTATTAACAAGCTAATGTGGTTGGCTTGTGTTCTTGTGTCTGTGGCATTCTTGGCATTGTCATTTGTGGTGGTAGGCACCCATGAGAGGTGGTTGGCATTTGGAGTGACAATCATAGGGATACTAATCCTGGCAACAACACTCTGCACCATGTGTTACTGGGTAATAATGGACAGAATTGAAGACTCAAATTTGAGGAGCATCAGGAAATCATCACTGGGCAGCAGGTCACGGTCCTGGTCCGTGTCTGTGGTCTCAGATCCAGACATCCTTAACACTGAGTACAAGAAGATGTATGCAATTTGA